A window of the Euzebya pacifica genome harbors these coding sequences:
- a CDS encoding D-alanyl-D-alanine carboxypeptidase family protein gives MVLSLLTLLTATGPTATARAQATATDPETTSTEGSVTVDPSAPAVAPTLPESGLDPLVTASPDELVARPVPGPQPEAPGLTASGAVLFDPADQVVLTGVDPQVPRRMASTTKIMTLLLALEALADGAVAPELTVSPFAEEVDHAPGGASLDLEAGDVVPVEDLLAALLLRSGNGGAVALAEHIAGNETAFVSMMNARAVEMGLDDTTFVNSSGLTDDEDHHATPLDLALLGIEAMRYPSFAEWAGAATYDTGFFGVEENRNEMLTAYDGTIGIKTGFTTLAGQCLVAAAERDGRILYAVVLGSENRVADTSALFDHGFEDYARPTPLVAGDTPSSYRWAAGEVPLQVAEDLARTVGSGATVETVTRLAPDAGLPVEAGTPLGEVVLVVDGEEVDRTPLLAAAAVQAPTDTAGAAVADTIRAFARLAEQREAVAA, from the coding sequence GTGGTGCTGTCGCTGCTGACCCTCCTCACCGCGACGGGACCGACGGCCACCGCACGCGCGCAGGCCACCGCAACCGACCCCGAAACCACGAGCACCGAGGGGTCGGTCACCGTCGACCCCAGCGCGCCCGCTGTCGCGCCGACGCTGCCGGAGTCCGGCCTGGACCCGCTCGTCACCGCGTCCCCGGACGAGCTGGTCGCCCGCCCCGTCCCCGGACCACAGCCCGAGGCGCCGGGCCTGACCGCCTCCGGGGCGGTGCTGTTCGACCCGGCCGACCAGGTCGTCCTGACCGGCGTGGACCCACAGGTCCCTCGCCGCATGGCCTCGACGACGAAGATCATGACGCTGCTGCTGGCGCTCGAGGCCCTGGCCGACGGCGCCGTCGCCCCCGAGCTGACCGTCTCGCCGTTCGCGGAGGAGGTCGATCACGCACCCGGCGGGGCGTCCCTGGACCTCGAGGCCGGTGACGTCGTCCCGGTCGAGGACCTGCTCGCCGCGTTGCTGCTGCGATCGGGCAACGGTGGCGCGGTGGCCCTCGCCGAGCACATCGCGGGCAACGAGACCGCGTTCGTGTCGATGATGAACGCCCGGGCAGTGGAGATGGGCCTGGACGACACCACGTTCGTCAACTCCAGCGGCCTGACCGACGACGAGGACCACCACGCCACCCCGCTGGACCTGGCGCTCCTCGGGATCGAGGCGATGCGCTACCCGTCCTTCGCCGAGTGGGCCGGGGCCGCCACCTACGACACCGGGTTCTTCGGGGTGGAGGAGAACCGCAACGAGATGCTGACCGCCTACGACGGCACCATCGGCATCAAGACGGGCTTCACCACCCTGGCCGGGCAGTGCCTCGTCGCCGCCGCCGAACGCGACGGCCGCATCCTCTACGCCGTCGTGCTCGGCAGCGAGAACCGGGTCGCCGACACCTCGGCGTTGTTCGACCACGGCTTCGAGGACTACGCCCGTCCCACGCCCCTGGTGGCCGGCGACACCCCCTCCTCCTACCGGTGGGCCGCCGGCGAGGTGCCGCTGCAGGTCGCGGAGGACCTGGCCCGCACGGTGGGATCGGGTGCGACGGTGGAGACCGTCACCAGGCTGGCCCCCGACGCCGGGTTGCCCGTCGAGGCGGGGACCCCGCTGGGCGAGGTCGTCCTCGTCGTCGACGGCGAGGAGGTGGACCGGACGCCGCTGCTGGCCGCGGCGGCCGTCCAGGCGCCCACCGACACGGCCGGGGCCGCGGTTGCCGACACCATCCGGGCCTTCGCACGACTCGCCGAGCAGCGCGAGGCCGTCGCGGCCTGA
- a CDS encoding bifunctional nuclease family protein: MIELELVGVRVELPHNQPIVLLKESTGERFLPIWIGAVEATSIAFALQGVETARPMTHDLMKDLLEALTVDVERIVVTELKDGTFYAEILMNGPAGEVRVSSRPSDAIALAVRGGIPVFAEEAVLEEAGILIEDSDDADQEVEKFKEFLDNVTPEDFAQ, from the coding sequence ATGATCGAGCTCGAGCTGGTGGGTGTACGCGTGGAGCTGCCCCACAACCAGCCGATCGTGCTGCTCAAGGAGTCGACGGGGGAGCGTTTCCTCCCCATCTGGATCGGGGCTGTCGAGGCCACGTCCATCGCCTTCGCGCTGCAGGGCGTCGAGACAGCACGACCGATGACCCACGACCTGATGAAGGACCTGCTGGAGGCCCTGACCGTCGATGTGGAACGCATCGTCGTGACCGAGCTGAAGGACGGCACGTTCTACGCCGAGATCCTCATGAACGGCCCGGCAGGCGAGGTGCGGGTTTCCTCGCGTCCCTCCGACGCGATCGCGCTGGCGGTCCGTGGTGGCATCCCGGTGTTCGCCGAGGAAGCGGTCCTGGAGGAGGCGGGCATCCTCATCGAGGACTCCGACGACGCCGACCAGGAGGTCGAGAAGTTCAAGGAGTTCCTCGACAACGTCACGCCCGAGGATTTTGCGCAGTAG
- a CDS encoding MerR family transcriptional regulator, producing MASNRYARDIPLPGLTDGEDGYRGPAVAKIVGVTYRQLDHWTSTGLVQPSVRDAEGSGSQRLYGFDDIVQLKVIKRLRDAGVSLQRIRKALDEVESQGLTLRDITLASDSAGKVFAINDQQQAIDLLMSGQGVFVIAIDPVASEVEAEVATITPERAEPPVQDQHRRRPAI from the coding sequence ATGGCTTCCAACAGGTATGCGCGAGACATTCCCCTCCCGGGTCTGACCGACGGGGAGGACGGCTACCGCGGTCCTGCCGTGGCCAAGATCGTCGGTGTGACCTACCGGCAGCTCGACCACTGGACCTCCACCGGCCTGGTCCAGCCCAGCGTCCGCGACGCCGAGGGCTCGGGATCCCAGCGCCTGTACGGCTTCGACGACATCGTCCAGCTCAAGGTCATCAAGCGCCTTCGCGACGCCGGCGTCAGCCTCCAGCGCATCCGCAAGGCGCTCGACGAGGTCGAGTCCCAGGGACTGACCCTGCGCGACATCACGCTGGCGTCGGACTCCGCCGGCAAGGTCTTCGCGATCAACGACCAGCAGCAGGCCATCGACCTGCTCATGAGCGGCCAGGGCGTCTTCGTGATCGCCATCGACCCGGTTGCCAGCGAGGTCGAGGCCGAGGTCGCGACCATCACGCCGGAACGGGCCGAGCCACCCGTCCAGGACCAGCACCGCCGCCGACCGGCGATCTGA
- a CDS encoding sialidase family protein translates to MRMRALLAAIGVVGAMVPMAVQATADTIVACEAPTVDMEFEQDYIDETRAGGEPILETLQDGTLLWGSHAGTTHFYSPTVADQTSAAFVQNYEGQTYQYWSDDDGATWHFSPRNAIQSAEQGSLAGVNNSGFSDPVFAEDMAGNVFISEINLANIAVSKSTDSGRTWTLQNFFGLTVSDRQWMAADEEDVVYMTANGFGGGSLGNTVPGAGNLGNYIYKSSDGGVTWSRGHSTGGSSSSDIKVDWNTGAVYQPQQSNGLRLAVWPNARAEDFSSTPTVEYHTIFDGYRQQSSIGPTIELDDAGNIYATWDQDSGNDDYPPGIYFAASQDGGKNWTEPVRVDEGPEHSFWPWLEVGAEGAVGIAWLENENIIASENAEDATADSAWHVMAAQTFDAFGNDDADCDVAGFNVVQASTAPVHHGTVCTGGTVCQARAVDRRLGDYFGNEIASGGGMVIAVSDTQQGGSVALPLGIRQVAGPSFTEPGVILVRD, encoded by the coding sequence ATGCGCATGCGCGCGCTGCTGGCCGCCATCGGCGTCGTCGGGGCCATGGTCCCGATGGCCGTCCAGGCGACCGCCGACACCATCGTTGCCTGCGAGGCACCGACGGTCGACATGGAATTCGAACAGGACTACATCGACGAGACCCGTGCCGGCGGTGAGCCCATCCTGGAGACCCTGCAGGACGGCACCCTGCTGTGGGGCTCCCACGCCGGGACCACCCACTTCTACAGCCCGACCGTCGCCGACCAGACGTCGGCGGCCTTCGTGCAGAACTACGAGGGGCAGACCTATCAGTACTGGTCCGACGACGACGGGGCGACGTGGCACTTCTCCCCGCGCAACGCCATCCAGAGCGCCGAGCAGGGGTCCCTGGCCGGTGTGAACAACTCTGGCTTCTCCGACCCGGTGTTCGCCGAGGACATGGCCGGCAACGTCTTCATCTCCGAGATCAACCTGGCCAACATCGCCGTCTCCAAGTCCACCGACTCGGGCCGCACCTGGACGCTGCAGAACTTCTTCGGCCTGACCGTCTCCGACCGCCAGTGGATGGCCGCTGACGAGGAGGACGTGGTCTACATGACCGCCAACGGCTTCGGCGGTGGCTCGCTGGGCAACACCGTGCCCGGCGCCGGCAACCTGGGCAACTACATCTACAAGTCCTCCGACGGCGGCGTGACCTGGTCGCGCGGTCACTCGACCGGCGGATCGTCCTCCTCCGACATCAAGGTCGACTGGAACACCGGCGCGGTCTACCAGCCCCAGCAGAGCAACGGCCTGCGTCTCGCGGTGTGGCCCAACGCCCGCGCCGAGGACTTCTCCTCCACCCCCACCGTGGAGTACCACACGATCTTCGACGGCTACCGCCAGCAGTCCAGCATCGGTCCGACCATCGAGCTCGACGACGCCGGCAACATCTACGCCACCTGGGACCAGGACTCGGGCAACGACGACTACCCGCCCGGCATCTACTTCGCCGCCTCGCAGGACGGCGGGAAGAACTGGACCGAGCCCGTTCGTGTCGACGAGGGTCCCGAGCACTCCTTCTGGCCCTGGCTCGAGGTCGGCGCCGAGGGTGCCGTCGGGATCGCCTGGCTCGAGAACGAGAACATCATCGCGTCGGAGAACGCCGAGGACGCCACAGCTGACTCCGCATGGCACGTCATGGCCGCCCAGACCTTCGACGCCTTCGGCAACGACGACGCCGACTGTGACGTCGCCGGGTTCAACGTGGTCCAGGCCAGCACGGCGCCGGTCCACCACGGCACGGTCTGCACCGGCGGCACCGTCTGCCAGGCCCGTGCGGTCGACCGTCGACTGGGCGACTACTTCGGCAACGAGATCGCGTCCGGTGGCGGCATGGTCATCGCGGTGTCCGACACCCAGCAGGGTGGATCGGTGGCGCTGCCCCTCGGGATCCGCCAGGTCGCCGGCCCGAGC